The Sporosarcina sp. Te-1 DNA window TTCCTGCCCTCGGTGCTGAAGGGCGTGAAGGCCATAATACGTAATCTGCGCGGCATCTTCATGCCCCCAGATACCGAATATGCCACACTCTTCGTTTAGCCCTCGCAGTTCAGCAAGCATGGAATAGCCCCTTTCCAAGCGGACTGGAATTCTTCCACTGTTCCATCGATCAACGAATCACCCGCTTCGTCTTTGATGACAATCTTTCCGGTATCTGTCACAACTCCAATGGTAACAGCAGACGCTACTACTTTTTCAAAAGCCTTCGCATTCTCAGCTTTAACAGTTACTAGGAAACGAGATTGTGTTTCACTGAATAACGCGCTCACAGCAGAGCCTGTAACTTTTACATCTGCACCAAGACCTTCGGCACCAAACGCCTTCTCACAAAGAGCGATGGCAAGCCCGCCTTCCGACAAATCCGTCGCAGACTGTACAAGTCCACCTTGGATAGCGGAAAGCAATTCTTGTTGGCGTCGCGCTTCCACTTCCAAATCAATAGCTGGCGCTTTACCTGAGATTTTCCCATCGAGCATTTGCTGAAGCTCACTGCCGCCAAATTCGGTCGCTGTTTCGCCGATTAAATAAATTTGATCCCCTGCTTGTTTAAAAACAGTCGTCGTCACGTCTACTAGATTGTGTACGATACCAACCATTCCTATTGTCGGTGTAGGATAAACTGGCACCCCATTCACTTCATTCGACATGGACACGTTACCGCCGATAATCGGTGCATTTAACGTGCGGCAAGCCTCTGATATGCCGTCCGCAGACTTTTCGATCTGCCAGAACACTTCTGGCTTATCCGGACTGCCAAAGTTCAAGCAATCTGTTGCAGCGATTGGTTCCGCACCCGAGCAGACTAAATTACGAGCCGCTTCTGCCACCGCAATTTTGCCTCCCATTTCAGGGTCCAAATAGATGTAGCGTGAATTACAATCCGCAGTCATCGCAAGGCCTTTATTCGTTCCCCTAACCCGGATGACGCCAGAAGATGAACCAGGTGCTACAACCGTATTTGTCCGTGCCTGCGTATCAAATTGGTTATAGACCCATTCTTTTGAAGCAATTGTCGGACGCTGCAACAAAGCGATAAGCGTTTCCTTCAAACTCTCAACTGAAGGCTCTGCGTCTTCCATTGCTTGGTATTCTTTAAAATAGCCCGGCTCTTCGGACCTTTTATGGTAGACTGGCGCATCTTCCGCAAGCGCATCTGCGGACACCTCGGCAACCACTTCTCCTTGATGGAAAAGCCGAAGCATCTTGTCGTCTGTCACCTTACCGATGGCGACTGCTTCCAGGCCATACTTCGTGAACAG harbors:
- the purL gene encoding phosphoribosylformylglycinamidine synthase subunit PurL; the encoded protein is MSAKHEPTAQQIKEEKLYLQLGMTEEEYERACSMIGRLPNYTETGLFSAMWSEHCSYKSSKPILRKFPTEGARVLQGPGEGAGIVDIGDNQAVVFKLESHNSPSAIEPFIGAATGAGGIIRDVFSMGARPVALVNSMRFGDLTDERDRYLFEEAVAGIASYGNIIGIPTIAGEVQFDNSYSKRPLVNAMAVGLLNHEDIQKGVASGVGNTVMYVGAKTGRDGINGATMSSAEVKVEEKAELPVMQAGDPYLEKLLMEACLELVKSDALIGIQDMGAAGLTSSSAEMASKAGYGVEMNLDLVPQREKGMTPYEMMLSESQERMLVVVKQGREQEIIDLFTKYGLEAVAIGKVTDDKMLRLFHQGEVVAEVSADALAEDAPVYHKRSEEPGYFKEYQAMEDAEPSVESLKETLIALLQRPTIASKEWVYNQFDTQARTNTVVAPGSSSGVIRVRGTNKGLAMTADCNSRYIYLDPEMGGKIAVAEAARNLVCSGAEPIAATDCLNFGSPDKPEVFWQIEKSADGISEACRTLNAPIIGGNVSMSNEVNGVPVYPTPTIGMVGIVHNLVDVTTTVFKQAGDQIYLIGETATEFGGSELQQMLDGKISGKAPAIDLEVEARRQQELLSAIQGGLVQSATDLSEGGLAIALCEKAFGAEGLGADVKVTGSAVSALFSETQSRFLVTVKAENAKAFEKVVASAVTIGVVTDTGKIVIKDEAGDSLIDGTVEEFQSAWKGAIPCLLNCEG